One genomic window of Bradyrhizobium sp. CCGE-LA001 includes the following:
- a CDS encoding VOC family protein, whose translation MITGLDHVVVLVRDIGAARAAYQTLLARAPAWQNSGEGADRVLFTLDNMTIELMAPNGFSVTADRMRALLDDQEGVLASLCFRVADIGKMHRRLDRVALRPDPIAEVESSDAVTEAVLHWKRTRAATELTRGVRMFFLELADERPKSVTTDIAPIEALDHVVVTTEDSDRAAALYGARLGLDLALDRSHHDWGQLMFFRCGDLIVEVVRRPVAGGDAAHDRLWGLSWRVADIDATRARLIAGGLDVSEIRNGRKPGTRIMTVRSGTCGIPTVLLERSPKPAD comes from the coding sequence ATGATCACCGGCCTCGATCACGTCGTCGTTCTGGTCCGGGATATCGGTGCAGCCAGGGCGGCCTATCAGACGCTGCTCGCTCGCGCGCCGGCCTGGCAGAACTCCGGCGAGGGCGCCGACCGGGTGCTGTTCACCCTCGACAACATGACGATCGAGCTGATGGCGCCGAACGGTTTCAGCGTCACCGCCGACCGCATGCGCGCGCTGCTCGACGACCAGGAAGGCGTGCTCGCCAGCCTGTGCTTTCGTGTCGCAGACATCGGCAAGATGCATCGCCGGTTGGATCGCGTGGCCTTGAGGCCGGACCCGATCGCCGAGGTCGAAAGCAGCGATGCCGTCACCGAGGCCGTGCTGCACTGGAAGCGTACGCGTGCGGCCACGGAGCTCACGCGTGGCGTGCGCATGTTCTTCCTCGAGCTCGCCGACGAGCGTCCCAAATCGGTCACAACCGACATCGCGCCGATCGAGGCGCTCGACCATGTCGTGGTCACGACCGAAGATTCCGATCGTGCCGCCGCACTCTATGGCGCGCGGCTCGGGCTCGATCTGGCGCTCGATCGCTCGCACCACGATTGGGGCCAGCTGATGTTCTTCCGTTGTGGCGACCTCATCGTCGAGGTGGTGCGCCGGCCGGTGGCGGGCGGCGATGCCGCGCATGACCGCCTCTGGGGTCTGAGCTGGCGCGTCGCGGACATCGACGCCACCCGCGCCCGGCTGATCGCGGGCGGACTCGACGTCTCCGAGATCCGCAACGGCCGCAAGCCGGGCACGCGCATCATGACGGTGCGCAGCGGCACCTGCGGCATCCCGACCGTGCTGCTGGAGCGCTCGCCGAAGCCGGCGGATTGA
- a CDS encoding TetR/AcrR family transcriptional regulator — MATAKRTLKWQRDPEGMRLRILEAAKQEFSAHGLAGARVDRIAAKAGANKRMLYYHVGNKDELYLAVLEGAYDKIRSEERGLDLEHLEPAEAIRRLIEFTWNYFLRNPEFLSLLQTENLARAKHLKKSTKVKSMHSPFVEMIRTVVRRGVDSGDFQVAVDPVQLYISIAGLCFFYLSNSATLSVIFGRDLLAKDAKDERLAHMVGIVLAALTGQSMALFEIAKAPKARASVVQTV; from the coding sequence TTGGCGACAGCAAAGCGAACTCTGAAATGGCAGCGTGACCCCGAGGGGATGCGGCTGCGCATTCTCGAAGCCGCCAAGCAGGAGTTTTCCGCCCACGGCCTGGCCGGTGCGCGCGTCGACCGCATCGCGGCGAAAGCCGGTGCCAACAAGCGCATGCTGTACTATCACGTCGGCAACAAGGACGAGCTCTATCTCGCCGTGCTCGAAGGCGCCTATGACAAGATCCGCAGCGAGGAGCGGGGGCTCGATCTCGAACATCTCGAGCCGGCCGAGGCGATCAGGCGGCTGATCGAGTTCACCTGGAACTACTTCCTGCGCAATCCCGAATTCCTGTCGCTGCTCCAGACCGAGAATCTCGCGCGGGCCAAGCACCTGAAGAAGTCGACCAAGGTCAAGTCGATGCACTCGCCCTTCGTCGAGATGATCCGCACCGTGGTGCGCCGCGGCGTCGACAGCGGCGACTTCCAGGTCGCGGTCGATCCGGTGCAGCTCTACATCTCCATCGCAGGTCTCTGCTTCTTCTACCTCTCGAACTCGGCGACGCTCAGCGTGATCTTCGGCCGCGATCTGCTCGCCAAGGACGCCAAGGACGAGCGCCTCGCCCACATGGTCGGCATCGTGCTGGCCGCGTTGACAGGGCAGTCGATGGCGCTGTTCGAGATCGCGAAGGCGCCGAAGGCGCGCGCGAGTGTGGTGCAGACGGTGTAG
- a CDS encoding ABC transporter permease — MAELKPQNAVSKLLNAAWVRPFLFLVFIVVAWDLAIRLFKIPAYQIPSPLDVVAVLRTEWPELLRQSWPTTYATVCGFLLSALFGIPVAMLIAGSKTVESYVYPLLVFSQSVPKIAIAPLFVVWFGFGIIPKVISAFLLGFFPVVVSAVQGFKSVDPDMIDLARAMQGSRFQVFRAVNLPHALPAIFSGLKVSVTLAVVGAVVGEFVGSNSGIGYVMQRSIGTFDLPTMFAALVILALLGVVLFWVVDRIEKLVIPWHVSQREDVIFAS, encoded by the coding sequence TTGGCCGAGCTCAAGCCGCAAAACGCTGTTTCCAAGCTGCTGAATGCTGCCTGGGTTCGGCCGTTCTTGTTCCTCGTCTTCATCGTCGTCGCCTGGGATCTCGCGATCCGTCTGTTCAAGATCCCCGCCTACCAGATCCCGTCGCCGCTCGACGTCGTTGCCGTGCTGCGCACCGAATGGCCGGAGTTGCTGCGGCAGTCCTGGCCGACCACCTATGCGACCGTCTGCGGCTTCCTGCTGTCGGCGCTGTTCGGCATTCCCGTGGCGATGCTGATCGCGGGCTCCAAGACGGTGGAGAGCTACGTCTATCCGCTGCTGGTGTTCTCGCAATCCGTGCCCAAGATCGCGATCGCGCCGCTGTTCGTGGTCTGGTTTGGCTTCGGCATCATTCCCAAGGTGATCTCGGCCTTCCTGCTCGGTTTCTTCCCCGTGGTGGTCTCCGCCGTGCAGGGCTTCAAATCGGTCGATCCTGACATGATCGATCTCGCCCGCGCCATGCAGGGCAGCCGCTTTCAGGTGTTTCGCGCGGTGAACCTGCCGCATGCGCTGCCGGCGATCTTCTCAGGACTGAAGGTGTCGGTGACGCTGGCCGTGGTCGGTGCGGTCGTCGGCGAATTCGTCGGCTCCAATTCCGGCATCGGCTACGTCATGCAGCGCTCGATCGGCACGTTCGACCTGCCGACCATGTTCGCGGCGCTGGTGATCCTCGCACTGCTCGGCGTCGTCCTGTTCTGGGTCGTCGACCGGATCGAGAAGCTGGTCATTCCCTGGCACGTCAGCCAGCGCGAGGACGTGATTTTCGCCTCGTGA
- a CDS encoding ABC transporter substrate-binding protein, which produces MKRWIGAVSAVLMSFAAIPAQAADKVVLMLNWYVYGEHAPFYYGKAKGIYASEGIDLEIQEGRGSAATTQAVAAKTADFGYVDVPTMMRAAIKGAPVVATGVLLQTSPMSAMGFADKNIRKPEDIKGKTVAITPADSMTQIWPLFLKKTGLKESDFKTVAGDGQTKLNAVINGQADLLLGYVMDQSMKIKDATGKDVYPIKFADYGINMVSSGVIANTDYVKANADLVRRFMSATTKAVEAAEKEPKAAAQTILDANPKGGKIDTLTQGFELTIPLYRTAETKSKRPFQVTDQNMTDSVNLMVEYGGLDAKAKENPKAFYTNDYLPKSGS; this is translated from the coding sequence ATGAAGCGGTGGATAGGGGCTGTCTCGGCGGTGCTGATGAGCTTCGCGGCGATCCCGGCGCAGGCGGCCGACAAGGTCGTGCTGATGCTGAACTGGTACGTCTATGGCGAGCACGCGCCGTTCTATTACGGCAAGGCCAAGGGCATCTATGCGTCGGAGGGCATCGACCTCGAGATCCAGGAAGGCCGCGGCTCGGCCGCGACCACGCAGGCCGTCGCCGCCAAGACCGCGGACTTCGGCTATGTCGACGTCCCCACCATGATGCGCGCCGCCATCAAGGGCGCGCCGGTGGTTGCGACCGGCGTGCTGCTCCAGACCTCGCCGATGTCCGCAATGGGCTTCGCCGACAAGAACATCAGGAAGCCCGAGGACATCAAGGGCAAGACGGTGGCGATTACGCCAGCCGACTCCATGACCCAGATCTGGCCGCTGTTCCTGAAGAAGACCGGCCTGAAGGAAAGCGACTTCAAGACGGTGGCCGGCGACGGCCAGACCAAGCTGAATGCCGTCATCAACGGCCAGGCTGATCTGCTGCTCGGCTACGTCATGGACCAGTCGATGAAGATCAAGGACGCCACCGGCAAGGACGTATATCCGATTAAGTTCGCCGACTACGGCATCAACATGGTGTCCTCGGGAGTCATCGCCAACACCGACTATGTGAAGGCCAATGCCGATCTGGTCCGCCGCTTCATGTCGGCGACCACCAAGGCGGTCGAAGCGGCCGAGAAGGAGCCGAAGGCGGCGGCGCAGACGATCCTCGATGCCAACCCCAAGGGCGGCAAGATCGACACGCTGACCCAGGGCTTTGAGCTGACCATTCCGCTCTACCGGACCGCGGAGACCAAGAGCAAGCGGCCGTTCCAGGTCACCGACCAGAACATGACCGACTCGGTCAATCTGATGGTCGAATATGGCGGTCTGGACGCCAAGGCCAAGGAGAACCCGAAGGCCTTCTACACCAACGATTATCTGCCGAAGAGCGGCTCGTGA
- a CDS encoding ABC transporter ATP-binding protein, translated as MSETAQPAAHLRLVSDRAAGDASGIKLSGVSKTYRTRDGDVPSLRPLDFHINDGEFFVVVGPSGCGKSTLLKLISGLLPPTSGEVLVEGEKVTKPHGNVGIVFQNALLLPWRNILNNVMLPIDMKRLPRQQYLDRAKALLKLVGLEGFEKKLPWQLSGGMQQRASICRALVHDPKIMLMDEPFGALDALTRERMNVELMRIQRETKKTVLLITHSIPEAVFLADRVLVMTERPGAIAAIYDVPLPRPRSLDVMADPVFTELVQRIRKHFFSQGALD; from the coding sequence ATGAGTGAAACCGCGCAGCCGGCCGCGCATCTGAGACTGGTGAGCGACCGGGCTGCCGGCGATGCGTCGGGCATCAAGCTGTCGGGCGTGTCGAAGACATACCGGACGCGCGATGGCGACGTGCCGTCGCTGCGTCCGCTCGACTTCCACATCAATGACGGCGAGTTCTTCGTCGTGGTCGGCCCGAGCGGCTGCGGCAAGTCCACCTTGCTCAAGCTGATTTCGGGCCTGCTGCCGCCGACATCAGGCGAGGTCCTGGTCGAGGGCGAGAAGGTGACGAAGCCGCACGGCAATGTCGGCATCGTGTTCCAGAACGCGTTGCTGCTGCCATGGCGCAACATCCTCAACAACGTGATGCTGCCGATCGACATGAAGCGGCTGCCGCGACAACAATATCTCGACCGCGCCAAGGCGCTGTTGAAGCTCGTCGGTCTCGAAGGTTTCGAGAAGAAGCTGCCCTGGCAGCTCTCCGGCGGCATGCAGCAACGCGCCTCGATCTGCCGGGCGCTGGTGCACGATCCCAAGATCATGCTGATGGACGAGCCGTTCGGCGCGCTCGATGCGCTGACGCGCGAACGCATGAATGTCGAGCTGATGCGGATCCAGCGCGAGACGAAGAAGACGGTGCTCTTGATCACGCATTCGATTCCCGAAGCCGTCTTCCTGGCCGACCGCGTGCTGGTCATGACCGAGCGGCCGGGCGCGATCGCCGCGATCTACGATGTGCCCCTGCCGCGCCCGCGCTCGCTCGACGTGATGGCCGATCCGGTCTTCACCGAACTGGTGCAACGCATCCGCAAGCATTTCTTCTCGCAAGGTGCATTGGATTAA
- a CDS encoding Gfo/Idh/MocA family protein, giving the protein MTTQRLGLIMNGVTGRMGLNQHLIRSIVAIRDQGGVRLKNGDRVMPDPILVGRSADKVEGLAKRFNITRWTTDLDAALADKNDTMFFDAATTQARPGLLTQAINAGKHVYCEKPIATNFEEAVEVVKLANAKGVKHGTVQDKLFLPGLKKIAFLRDSGFFGRILSVRGEFGYWVFEGGWQEAQRPSWNYRDEDGGGIILDMVCHWRYVLDNLFGNVQSVVCIGNTDIPERYDEQGKKYKATADDSAYATFQLEGGIIAHINMSWVTRVYRDDLVTFQVDGTHGSAVAGLTDCMIQARQATPRPVWNPDEKRLHDFYGDWQKLPDNVTYDNGFKEQWEMLIRHVYEDAPYKFTLLEGAKGVQLAECALKSWKERRWIDVAPIKA; this is encoded by the coding sequence ATGACCACCCAACGCCTCGGCCTCATCATGAACGGCGTCACCGGCCGCATGGGGCTCAACCAGCATTTGATCCGCTCGATCGTCGCGATCCGTGACCAGGGCGGCGTCCGCCTGAAGAACGGCGACCGCGTCATGCCCGATCCGATCCTGGTCGGCCGCAGCGCCGACAAGGTCGAGGGGCTCGCCAAGCGCTTCAACATCACGCGCTGGACCACCGATCTCGATGCCGCGCTCGCCGACAAGAACGACACCATGTTCTTCGACGCGGCGACCACGCAGGCGCGCCCCGGCCTGCTGACGCAGGCGATCAACGCGGGCAAGCATGTCTATTGCGAGAAGCCGATCGCGACGAATTTCGAGGAAGCCGTCGAGGTCGTGAAGCTTGCGAATGCCAAGGGCGTCAAGCACGGCACGGTGCAGGACAAGCTGTTCCTGCCCGGCCTGAAGAAAATCGCCTTCCTGCGCGATTCCGGCTTCTTCGGTCGCATTCTCTCGGTGCGCGGCGAGTTCGGCTATTGGGTGTTCGAAGGCGGCTGGCAGGAGGCGCAGCGGCCATCCTGGAATTACCGCGACGAGGACGGCGGCGGCATCATCTTGGACATGGTCTGCCATTGGCGCTACGTGCTCGACAACCTCTTCGGCAACGTCCAGAGCGTGGTCTGCATCGGCAACACCGACATTCCCGAGCGCTATGACGAGCAGGGCAAGAAGTACAAGGCGACCGCGGATGATTCCGCCTATGCGACCTTCCAGCTCGAGGGCGGCATCATCGCGCACATCAACATGTCATGGGTGACGCGCGTCTATCGCGACGACCTCGTGACCTTCCAGGTCGACGGCACCCACGGCTCGGCGGTCGCGGGGCTCACTGACTGCATGATCCAGGCGCGGCAGGCTACTCCGAGGCCGGTCTGGAATCCGGATGAGAAGCGGCTGCACGATTTCTACGGCGATTGGCAGAAGCTGCCCGACAACGTTACCTACGACAACGGCTTCAAAGAGCAGTGGGAGATGTTAATCCGCCACGTCTACGAGGATGCGCCCTACAAGTTCACGCTGCTCGAAGGCGCCAAGGGCGTGCAGCTCGCCGAATGTGCGCTCAAGAGCTGGAAGGAGCGGCGCTGGATCGACGTCGCCCCGATCAAGGCGTGA
- a CDS encoding dihydrodipicolinate synthase family protein translates to MNKPVQPMSSLSLNLPKADRSIETYRLAASRTFPAKLEGPLNRIAFSAVHTVADPFADNDPWLSVAVDWDKTIAFREHVWDLGLGVAEAMDTAQRGMGLDWPTSLELITRSVSAAKRRNALVFSGAGTDHLAVEDARSLDDVIRAYEEQISAVEKVGGRIILMASRALAKLGRNADDYAKVYDRVLSQVRDPVIIHWLGDMFDPALTGYWGTKDLDKAMDTAVAIINSNAAKVDGVKVSLLDKQREIDMRRRLDKRIKMYTGDDFNYAELIAGDEQGFSHALLGIFDAIAPAASYALSRLAAGDEAGFHDVLGPTVPLSRHIFKAPTRFYKTGVVFMAYLNGHQDHFTMVGGQESTRSTLHLAELFRLADQAGLLANPELATQRMKTVLATHGIES, encoded by the coding sequence ATGAACAAGCCAGTCCAACCCATGTCGTCATTGTCGCTCAATTTGCCGAAAGCCGATCGGTCGATCGAGACCTACCGGCTCGCGGCCTCGCGCACGTTCCCCGCAAAGCTCGAGGGCCCGCTGAACCGCATCGCGTTCTCGGCCGTGCACACCGTCGCCGATCCCTTCGCCGACAACGATCCCTGGCTCTCGGTCGCGGTCGACTGGGACAAGACCATTGCGTTCCGCGAGCACGTCTGGGACCTCGGCCTCGGCGTCGCCGAAGCCATGGACACCGCACAGCGCGGCATGGGCCTGGACTGGCCGACCTCGCTGGAGCTGATCACGCGTTCGGTCAGCGCTGCCAAGCGCCGCAACGCGCTGGTATTCTCCGGCGCCGGCACCGACCATCTCGCCGTAGAGGATGCCAGGAGCCTCGATGACGTGATCCGCGCCTACGAAGAACAGATCTCGGCGGTCGAGAAGGTCGGCGGCCGCATCATCCTGATGGCCTCGCGCGCGCTGGCCAAGCTCGGCCGCAATGCCGACGACTACGCCAAGGTCTACGACCGCGTGCTGTCGCAGGTTCGCGACCCCGTGATCATCCACTGGCTCGGCGACATGTTCGATCCCGCGCTGACGGGATACTGGGGCACCAAAGACCTCGACAAGGCGATGGATACGGCGGTGGCCATCATCAACAGCAATGCTGCCAAGGTCGACGGCGTCAAGGTCTCGCTGCTGGACAAGCAGCGCGAGATCGACATGCGCCGCCGCCTCGACAAGCGCATCAAGATGTATACCGGCGACGACTTCAATTATGCGGAGCTGATCGCCGGCGACGAGCAGGGCTTTTCCCATGCGCTGCTCGGTATCTTCGATGCCATCGCGCCGGCGGCGTCCTACGCGCTGTCGCGGCTGGCGGCCGGGGACGAGGCCGGCTTCCACGACGTGTTGGGGCCGACCGTGCCGCTGTCGCGCCATATCTTCAAGGCACCGACGCGCTTCTATAAGACTGGTGTCGTGTTCATGGCGTATTTGAACGGTCACCAGGACCATTTCACCATGGTCGGCGGACAGGAGAGCACACGCTCCACCCTGCACCTCGCCGAGCTGTTCCGTCTGGCCGACCAGGCCGGCCTGCTCGCCAATCCTGAACTCGCGACGCAGCGGATGAAGACCGTGCTCGCCACCCACGGTATCGAATCCTGA
- a CDS encoding sugar phosphate isomerase/epimerase family protein encodes MRDFSSDHRWLSLNTATVRKQGDLVEIIDASAKHGIRAIDPWRDQVVTVGLDRAARAVRDAGLDLSGYCRGGMFTSDASRRGEVRDDNRRCVDEAKALGAPCIVLVVGGLPQYSRPGSDVSKDIAAARGQVEDALAEMLDYARQAKLPLAIEPLHPAYAADRACVNTTKQALDICDRLDPDRTGMLGVALDVYHIWWDPELMGQIARAGKDRLLAFHVCDWLVPTKDILNDRGMMGDGVIDIKSVRQAVEAQGFAGYSEIEIFSNDWWGRSMDEVLRTCITRHKTVV; translated from the coding sequence ATGCGCGATTTCTCGTCCGACCACCGCTGGCTGTCGCTGAACACGGCGACCGTCCGCAAGCAGGGTGACCTCGTCGAGATCATCGATGCCTCTGCGAAGCATGGCATTCGCGCCATCGATCCCTGGCGCGACCAGGTCGTAACCGTCGGTCTCGACCGTGCCGCGCGTGCGGTGCGCGATGCCGGTCTCGATCTCTCAGGCTATTGCCGCGGCGGCATGTTCACGTCGGACGCTTCGCGCCGGGGCGAGGTGCGCGACGACAACAGGCGCTGCGTCGACGAAGCCAAGGCGCTGGGCGCACCCTGCATCGTCCTCGTCGTCGGCGGCCTGCCGCAATATTCGCGGCCGGGCAGCGATGTCTCGAAGGATATCGCGGCGGCGCGCGGGCAGGTCGAAGACGCGCTCGCCGAGATGCTCGATTACGCCAGACAGGCAAAGCTGCCGCTCGCCATCGAGCCCCTGCATCCGGCCTATGCGGCCGACCGCGCCTGCGTCAACACCACCAAACAGGCGCTCGACATCTGCGACCGGCTCGACCCCGATCGCACCGGCATGCTCGGCGTCGCGCTCGATGTCTATCACATCTGGTGGGACCCCGAGCTGATGGGGCAGATCGCGCGCGCCGGCAAGGATCGCCTGCTCGCCTTCCATGTCTGCGACTGGCTGGTGCCGACCAAGGACATCCTCAACGATCGCGGCATGATGGGTGATGGCGTCATCGACATCAAATCGGTGCGCCAAGCGGTCGAAGCGCAGGGCTTTGCCGGCTACTCCGAGATCGAGATCTTCTCCAACGACTGGTGGGGCAGGTCGATGGACGAGGTGCTCCGCACCTGCATCACGCGGCATAAGACGGTGGTGTAG
- a CDS encoding Spy/CpxP family protein refolding chaperone: MLTAAKLVEPTLVEFYATLSSEQKARFKTLQHVASP; encoded by the coding sequence ATGCTGACGGCCGCCAAGCTGGTCGAACCCACCCTGGTCGAGTTCTATGCCACGCTGAGCAGCGAGCAGAAGGCGCGCTTCAAGACGCTGCAACATGTCGCAAGCCCGTGA
- a CDS encoding Vgb family protein, which translates to MQDTDDLPSPHAGLNFPAEHLLIAIVRGDAMRVPFLAFTLVALTVSHASAQQLLGKVNGGGGPIATSTVTLWAAGEGAPTKLSETSTGDDGAFRLQFDTEKAGGGVLYLTAKGGEPKIGGSHGPNPAIALMTTLGTTAPKEATINELTTVASVWTGAQFLKGEALSGHALGLKIAAGNVPNLVDLTTGGWGTVVQDPLNSTQTTSLAVLNTLGGLLAGCITRVQADACERLFAASTPPGKSAPTDTLTAAQAIALHPWNQPAKLFALLGHFYPAGREGPGSRAVPFRPYLLFAPGTWTIALRYAGGGLNGLGGIGIDGDGNAWAANNQMAGSQSTMFGGIGGTLSALAPNGRPISPMTTGFTGGGVDFPGWGLTIAGDGKVWVTSIGGKTISVFDKTGKPLSPSTGYNLNGQLGGMQGVNTTPDGDVWALDSSKSQIVHIPKGDPAQARILCRTVDDKPVDGTCQVKGPFHVAFDLQGRVLVSNSNSNTVTRFPANDPGKAEELKVGYSPHAIAIDSQGNAWVANVLGEPSIKEKLDLLRMKLRSSLESKLKPAGGGDETVEKFIALVRIIEEFPGGSVSMIRPDGNHGTAPSFDGGGSISGPWGITVDGNDHVWVANGFGKTLTQLCGVRTETCPPGFKTGDPISPPKSGYAGKGMQFLTGVVVDPAGNVWAANNIDLMDEVCLTKTPDETLSTRCGGNAFVVFFGLAKPVRTPVIGSQMRRW; encoded by the coding sequence GTGCAGGATACGGACGACCTGCCATCACCACACGCCGGACTGAATTTTCCAGCGGAACACCTGCTCATTGCCATCGTGCGAGGCGACGCCATGCGCGTACCATTTCTTGCCTTCACTTTAGTCGCGCTGACCGTCAGCCACGCCTCGGCCCAGCAGCTTCTTGGGAAGGTCAATGGCGGCGGTGGTCCTATCGCAACGTCGACGGTGACGCTATGGGCAGCGGGCGAGGGCGCCCCCACCAAGCTGTCGGAAACAAGCACGGGCGACGATGGCGCTTTTCGCTTGCAGTTCGACACCGAGAAGGCCGGCGGCGGTGTGCTCTACCTGACTGCCAAGGGTGGAGAGCCCAAGATTGGCGGCTCCCATGGACCGAACCCGGCTATCGCGCTGATGACAACGTTGGGCACCACCGCACCGAAGGAAGCGACCATCAACGAACTCACGACCGTGGCATCGGTATGGACGGGCGCGCAATTCCTCAAAGGTGAAGCGCTTAGCGGCCATGCGCTTGGCCTGAAGATCGCCGCGGGCAATGTGCCTAACCTGGTAGACCTCACGACCGGCGGATGGGGCACGGTGGTCCAGGATCCACTGAACAGCACGCAAACCACCTCTCTGGCTGTGTTGAACACCTTGGGTGGCTTGCTGGCGGGTTGCATCACGCGCGTGCAGGCGGACGCCTGCGAAAGGTTGTTTGCCGCCTCGACGCCGCCGGGAAAGTCTGCTCCCACCGATACATTGACCGCGGCGCAGGCGATAGCGCTGCATCCCTGGAATCAGCCTGCAAAACTGTTTGCGCTGTTGGGCCATTTCTATCCGGCTGGACGGGAGGGGCCAGGCTCGCGTGCCGTTCCGTTCCGACCCTACCTCCTGTTCGCTCCCGGCACATGGACGATCGCACTGCGATACGCAGGTGGCGGTTTGAACGGCCTCGGCGGCATCGGTATCGACGGCGATGGCAACGCCTGGGCGGCAAACAATCAGATGGCAGGCTCGCAATCGACCATGTTCGGCGGCATCGGCGGTACGCTCTCCGCGCTCGCCCCGAACGGCCGCCCTATCTCGCCGATGACGACCGGCTTTACCGGCGGCGGCGTGGACTTTCCGGGCTGGGGTCTTACCATCGCAGGTGACGGCAAGGTGTGGGTGACCAGCATCGGCGGTAAGACGATTTCGGTGTTTGACAAAACCGGAAAGCCGCTCTCCCCATCGACCGGTTACAATCTGAATGGACAACTCGGTGGAATGCAGGGTGTCAACACGACGCCGGATGGAGATGTCTGGGCGCTGGATTCGAGCAAGAGCCAGATCGTCCACATCCCGAAGGGCGATCCGGCTCAAGCGCGCATCCTGTGCCGCACCGTCGACGACAAGCCGGTCGACGGCACCTGCCAGGTGAAAGGGCCTTTCCACGTCGCGTTCGACCTGCAGGGCCGGGTCCTGGTTTCCAACTCCAACTCCAACACGGTGACTCGCTTCCCGGCGAATGATCCCGGCAAGGCCGAAGAATTGAAGGTCGGTTACAGTCCCCATGCCATCGCGATCGACAGCCAAGGCAACGCTTGGGTCGCAAATGTGTTGGGCGAGCCGAGCATCAAGGAAAAGCTGGACCTGCTCCGGATGAAGCTGCGAAGCAGCCTGGAAAGCAAACTGAAGCCGGCGGGCGGCGGTGACGAGACGGTGGAAAAGTTCATCGCCCTGGTCCGCATTATCGAGGAGTTTCCCGGCGGCAGCGTCAGCATGATACGTCCGGATGGCAACCACGGGACCGCCCCGTCGTTCGACGGTGGAGGGAGCATCAGCGGGCCCTGGGGCATCACCGTCGATGGCAATGACCACGTATGGGTTGCGAACGGCTTCGGCAAAACGCTGACGCAGCTTTGCGGCGTCAGGACCGAGACATGCCCTCCCGGTTTCAAGACGGGCGACCCGATCTCTCCACCCAAATCCGGCTACGCAGGCAAGGGCATGCAATTCCTGACCGGTGTTGTCGTCGACCCAGCCGGAAATGTCTGGGCCGCCAACAATATCGATCTTATGGATGAGGTTTGTCTGACGAAGACCCCTGACGAAACCCTTTCAACGCGCTGCGGCGGCAACGCCTTCGTGGTGTTCTTTGGCTTGGCAAAACCCGTGAGAACACCTGTGATCGGCAGTCAAATGCGACGCTGGTAA
- a CDS encoding Spy/CpxP family protein refolding chaperone, whose translation MSTAAKLVEPALDEFYATLSSEQKARFNTLQQVASP comes from the coding sequence ATGTCGACGGCCGCCAAGCTGGTCGAACCCGCCCTCGACGAGTTCTATGCCACGCTGAGCAGCGAGCAAAAGGCGCGCTTTAACACGCTGCAGCAGGTCGCAAGCCCGTGA
- a CDS encoding PilZ domain-containing protein: MMIERRAMERIPVNRAARLSFDGIRGTHPCVVRDMSTLGACISTPYYVFANEFVLSFDGHSGIFICRVAWRKVTLCGVCFLLRRRSPKPANDFRRTRKHGATRSLDRGPAGGP; the protein is encoded by the coding sequence ATGATGATCGAACGTCGGGCAATGGAGCGGATACCGGTCAACCGGGCCGCGCGGCTGTCATTTGATGGAATTCGCGGGACGCACCCATGCGTGGTGCGCGACATGAGCACCTTGGGGGCCTGTATCTCCACGCCATACTATGTATTTGCGAATGAGTTTGTGCTGTCCTTCGACGGACATTCCGGAATCTTCATCTGCCGGGTTGCGTGGCGAAAGGTGACGCTTTGCGGCGTTTGTTTCCTCCTGCGTCGTCGTTCGCCGAAACCGGCGAATGATTTTCGGCGAACCCGCAAGCATGGCGCGACACGATCGCTGGATCGTGGGCCGGCAGGCGGCCCTTGA